TCATCAATTTTGTGCTGTTTGCCTTCAAGTTTTTCCTATGGAGCAGAAAGCAGAACAGAAGTGTTAGCAATATACTTCAGCAGAATAAAATTGAAAAAGTGGCAGGCGAACCTTTAGTGAGTTATTCTTTGATAGAAGTTCCTCGTACTCTTTTCTGATACGGTTAACTTCATCTCTAAGTGTAATATCAAGGACAGATCGATAATGGAGAAGATAAGCAGAAATCCATATTGTGAAAAAATTTAGCGAATAGACTACACAGTGCAGGACTGACTACCAGTGACAGGTGTAGCAGTTGAAAACAGACTAGTACATGGGCATACCAGAATAACTATTGGAGCTAAATGAAACATTGGAATCTGCAGCTAGGACAAATAGTGAGTGATGTTCATCGTAATCAATGCACGACAAACTCCGAGGTAACTGCATAGTCCTAGCTGACATCACATCTTTAGTTGATATAGGAACTTCACACAAACTGGCCTcaggtccttgagtgtaatcAAATCTATGAACCATGCAGTCACTTGTAAAAATGTAGAAGCCCGGCCTACAAATATTCATGGAATTTATTAGTTACTGCCAAATTATCCCAAGAAAGGAAGAACCATATATAGTCTCTTTAAGGGGAAAGGTTCTAACTGAAAACAACTGATAACCACCTAAGCAAGCTTGAACCATCCTGCACAACCAGATCAATAATAGACGAAGATAGCTTCAACTGATCGCATGTCCTCCTTGCTAATAAGTCCCCATTTTCTTTGATTAAGTAGAGTGTGCTTAGGTCATCCACCACACCAAAAATTCCTTGAGCCTCCAGCCAAGCCCCATTGGTGAAAAATGTTATTCTGTCATTATCTGACCATAAATAATTAGAAAACAGTGTATAATCAGAACAATTTTGATACCTAGTACTCTGCATTACAATACCATGACATCTACTGCTGAAAAATGCACATGGAACTATGTTTCACATTGTAAAACTACTTTCAAGCAActgaaaggaaaaggaaaagatgcAGATCGCTACTGCCTAGGGACTGTAGCAAAATGTCAACAGTACAACATTTCTGTCAACAGAAACAAAAGTTGTCACCTCTGATGAACAAAAACATAATAAGCACTGCAAAATGTATGCTTGATGTGCATAAATGGTAACAAATGATGCATGGACTGAAATCCTTTCAATAGTCACTGCAGCTTTTCTTCCAAGCATCGAAATAGCAGCCTGCACCCAAATCCTCCACATTGGGGTCAACAAATTTGGAGCCTCCACACGTACTACTTCCATGTGAACTAGTAAGTTAGGCAACTAGAGTTACAACAACCTTAAGGCAACTAGAGTTACAACAACCTTACTTCTGCATCAGCAGTGCACATTAATATTACACGCCTGAAAAGTGCTACTGTCAAGACCAAAGAAAGATAGTTTCGGCAAACACTAAGTTTCATTTAAATATATGCAAATTACGATGATCACAGATGTCACATTTCATAAAAGGACTTCAAAGTTCAAATACTAGGTGGTCTCCTTCCTCATTATGATAAAAATAAGTTAATACTCTCTACGCACGAGAATGGAGTAGACCCTTCCTTTCATGCTTAATACACTTAATAGTTAATACCAGTGAATAGCACTATAAGAACCAAAACCATGTGCACTCACTTGTGTAAACACCGCAAGGTGATGCATAGCCATCGCGTTTCCTCAAGATGATGATGCGATTCCCAACAGTTACAGACACATATTCCGCGTTTGGCGACACGAACAATGCCACGCCATCCGCCCTCTTCCTCTGTCTACTCCTCCCCAGCGCACTGTACCTAGTCCACCTCTCCCTAAGCTTGCTCACGCCTGCAAGGATGTTAGTAGCATGAAGAAGCAACTGATCAGCACCGCATCCTGCATGGATGGATTTGTGAAGGTTTCAAAGCAAAGGGAGGGTACCTTGCAAGGAGAGATAGGAGAGGACCCCTCCTCCGGCGTCTGAACCACCACTACTTGTCGCAGCGCCTTGGTATCCTTCCTGCTGCGTTTGCAAGAACTAC
The sequence above is drawn from the Panicum hallii strain FIL2 chromosome 7, PHallii_v3.1, whole genome shotgun sequence genome and encodes:
- the LOC112898996 gene encoding MAG2-interacting protein 2-like isoform X3: MAAGAEDALYEIRRHASGSHVIPHEGYQGAATSSGGSDAGGGVLSYLSLQGVSKLRERWTRYSALGRSRQRKRADGVALFVSPNAEYVSVTVGNRIIILRKRDGYASPCGVYTNNDRITFFTNGAWLEAQGIFGVVDDLSTLYLIKENGDLLARRTCDQLKLSSSIIDLVVQDGSSLLRPGFYIFTSDCMVHRFDYTQGPEASLCEVPISTKDVMSARTMQLPRSLSCIDYDEHHSLFVLAADSNVSFSSNSYSEMKLTVSEKSTRNFYQRITH
- the LOC112898996 gene encoding MAG2-interacting protein 2-like isoform X1, whose amino-acid sequence is MAAGAEDALYEIRRHASGSHVIPHVSSSRPPPPFFLPCLQTQQEGYQGAATSSGGSDAGGGVLSYLSLQGVSKLRERWTRYSALGRSRQRKRADGVALFVSPNAEYVSVTVGNRIIILRKRDGYASPCGVYTNNDRITFFTNGAWLEAQGIFGVVDDLSTLYLIKENGDLLARRTCDQLKLSSSIIDLVVQDGSSLLRPGFYIFTSDCMVHRFDYTQGPEASLCEVPISTKDVMSARTMQLPRSLSCIDYDEHHSLFVLAADSNVSFSSNSYSEMKLTVSEKSTRNFYQRITH
- the LOC112898996 gene encoding MAG2-interacting protein 2-like isoform X2, whose translation is MAAGAEDALYEIRRHASGSHVIPHQEGYQGAATSSGGSDAGGGVLSYLSLQGVSKLRERWTRYSALGRSRQRKRADGVALFVSPNAEYVSVTVGNRIIILRKRDGYASPCGVYTNNDRITFFTNGAWLEAQGIFGVVDDLSTLYLIKENGDLLARRTCDQLKLSSSIIDLVVQDGSSLLRPGFYIFTSDCMVHRFDYTQGPEASLCEVPISTKDVMSARTMQLPRSLSCIDYDEHHSLFVLAADSNVSFSSNSYSEMKLTVSEKSTRNFYQRITH